A single genomic interval of Brevibacillus brevis harbors:
- a CDS encoding NADAR family protein codes for MEHIHDVQSVIKESQKTRVKYLFFWGHTQKESGTIDKSCFSQWYPAAFVEDGITYLTAEHYMMAKKAELFGDLAIRDEILRKSHPKQAKELGRKVHSFDEAVWNANKTAIVRQANLLKFSQHADLKAYLLDTGDRIIVEASPYDRIWGIGMAHDHPHAEQPEKWRGENLLGFALMAVREQLRS; via the coding sequence ATGGAGCACATACATGACGTCCAAAGCGTAATCAAAGAGTCGCAAAAGACCAGAGTGAAATACTTGTTCTTTTGGGGACATACACAGAAGGAATCAGGCACTATCGACAAATCATGCTTCAGCCAATGGTATCCTGCTGCTTTTGTAGAGGATGGCATCACGTACTTGACCGCTGAGCATTACATGATGGCGAAAAAGGCTGAACTGTTCGGTGATCTTGCCATTCGTGATGAAATACTCAGGAAAAGCCATCCAAAACAAGCGAAGGAATTGGGACGAAAGGTTCATTCCTTTGACGAGGCTGTGTGGAATGCGAACAAAACGGCGATCGTTCGCCAGGCAAACCTGTTAAAATTCAGCCAGCATGCCGATTTGAAAGCATACCTCTTGGACACAGGTGACCGCATCATTGTCGAAGCGAGTCCTTATGACCGAATATGGGGGATCGGGATGGCCCACGATCATCCGCATGCGGAACAGCCCGAAAAGTGGCGGGGAGAAAATCTGCTCGGTTTTGCATTGATGGCAGTCAGGGAGCAGTTGCGTTCGTGA